A genome region from Colwellia sp. Arc7-D includes the following:
- a CDS encoding OmpA family protein produces the protein MRLQTKTTLLITSLVLALGVNAQEQPKAEDLVGKTYVGIHGTRMNTDDDRLTSNNVDFIKHGNGMGAEIGYRYSEKSEYRLSYTHLNLTRVGWAPSTPSGSNIALNYLLFPNKENFYLMAGASALEVIETKLSVNLGAGYRHYISDRSAIYFEGNGHYQLDEAYTDLSAQIGFIYFFGDTQKKIVRAKPAMEAAPVTPAMVKPLDTDNDGVIDSKDLCKATPADNKVDSNGCTVFTEENDAMHLHVKFDNSKAVVKPEYFENIKAAADFLKTYPHTTLEIKGHTSSTGSAAFNKKLSQQRADAITAVLINEFGIKSSRLTAIGMGEEELINPANTAQAHKENRRIEAKVVVNKKVAVKR, from the coding sequence GTGCGTCTACAAACAAAAACAACTCTACTTATAACTAGTTTAGTTTTAGCTCTGGGTGTTAATGCTCAAGAGCAACCAAAAGCAGAAGATCTTGTTGGTAAAACTTATGTCGGTATTCACGGTACAAGAATGAACACTGACGATGATAGACTCACATCGAATAATGTTGATTTTATTAAGCATGGTAATGGTATGGGTGCTGAAATAGGATATCGCTATAGCGAAAAATCTGAGTACAGATTATCTTATACTCACCTAAATTTAACGCGAGTAGGTTGGGCTCCAAGTACACCTTCTGGTTCAAATATCGCATTAAATTACCTTTTATTCCCTAACAAAGAAAACTTTTATCTAATGGCGGGTGCCAGTGCACTAGAAGTTATTGAGACTAAATTATCGGTTAACCTTGGTGCTGGCTACCGTCACTATATCAGCGACCGAAGTGCAATCTATTTTGAAGGTAACGGACATTATCAATTAGATGAAGCCTATACAGATTTAAGTGCTCAAATCGGTTTTATCTACTTTTTTGGTGATACACAAAAGAAAATCGTTCGCGCTAAACCTGCAATGGAAGCAGCACCAGTAACTCCTGCAATGGTTAAGCCTTTAGACACTGACAACGATGGTGTAATAGATAGCAAAGACCTTTGTAAAGCGACACCAGCTGATAACAAAGTTGACAGTAATGGTTGTACCGTTTTTACTGAAGAAAATGATGCAATGCATTTACACGTTAAATTTGATAACTCTAAAGCAGTTGTTAAACCTGAATATTTTGAAAACATTAAAGCTGCCGCTGACTTTTTGAAAACATACCCGCATACCACTTTAGAAATTAAAGGGCACACATCAAGCACTGGTTCTGCAGCATTCAATAAGAAACTATCTCAACAGCGTGCTGACGCTATTACTGCTGTGTTAATTAATGAGTTTGGTATTAAATCATCAAGATTAACAGCAATTGGCATGGGTGAAGAAGAGTTAATCAACCCAGCTAATACTGCACAAGCTCATAAAGAAAACAGACGTATAGAAGCTAAAGTTGTTGTGAATAAAAAAGTAGCCGTTAAACGCTAA
- a CDS encoding M14 family metallocarboxypeptidase — MNTEAAYPIGEHGKKWTDGDKESWFQQQNKKRSYYEQVVSHLDSLNEDYIIEQYGSLLYDAENYPLYALKSLNWNDDKPNILVTGGVHGYETSGVQGAIRFLQTAAKPFLDDFNFVVLPCISPWGYETINRWNPLAIDPNRSFYENSPAQESSAVYQYIKTLEIEFLSHIDLHETTDSDNSEFRPALAARDAIEQKNWNIPDGFYLVADSTKPQDAFQKAIISSVEKVTHIAPADDEGKLIGVALSQEGVINYAARELGLCMGLTDAPYVTTTEVYPDSPSANDEICIIAQVAVITGALNYLMSL; from the coding sequence ATGAATACAGAAGCAGCATACCCTATTGGCGAACATGGTAAAAAGTGGACTGATGGAGATAAAGAATCATGGTTTCAACAGCAGAATAAAAAACGTAGTTACTATGAGCAGGTTGTAAGTCATTTAGATAGTTTAAATGAGGATTATATTATAGAGCAATATGGCAGCTTACTTTACGATGCTGAAAATTATCCTCTATATGCTCTTAAGTCATTAAATTGGAACGATGATAAACCTAATATATTAGTAACTGGCGGTGTGCATGGTTATGAAACCAGTGGAGTTCAAGGCGCTATTCGCTTTTTGCAAACAGCGGCTAAGCCATTTCTAGATGATTTTAACTTTGTGGTTTTACCTTGTATTAGCCCGTGGGGATATGAAACGATTAATCGTTGGAATCCATTAGCAATAGATCCGAATCGTTCGTTTTATGAAAACAGCCCAGCACAAGAGTCGTCAGCCGTTTATCAATACATTAAAACACTAGAAATTGAGTTTTTGTCGCATATTGATCTTCATGAAACAACCGATAGCGATAATAGTGAATTTAGACCCGCACTTGCCGCTAGAGATGCGATAGAGCAAAAAAACTGGAATATACCTGACGGTTTTTATTTGGTTGCTGATAGCACTAAACCGCAAGATGCATTTCAAAAAGCCATTATTAGCTCGGTAGAAAAAGTTACCCATATTGCCCCCGCTGATGATGAAGGTAAATTGATTGGTGTAGCGTTATCGCAAGAAGGGGTAATAAACTATGCTGCACGTGAGCTAGGCTTATGTATGGGCTTAACTGACGCACCTTATGTAACTACGACAGAAGTTTATCCTGACAGCCCAAGTGCTAATGATGAAATTTGTATTATTGCTCAAGTAGCGGTGATTACAGGGGCATTAAACTACTTAATGAGCCTTTAA
- the yeiP gene encoding elongation factor P-like protein YeiP — MPKASDIKKNAAIEYNGKVMIVRDIERSVPQGRAGGSLYRMRMYDVVTGGKVDETFKADDMLNFADLTRRPAMFSYIDGEEYVFMDNEDYTPYNLNESSVTEEVLFINEETQGIQVIIVDGVPVAIDLPSSVELVITETDPSIKGGSATARTKPAILSTGLTVQVPEHISTGDKIKINTEERKFMGRADK, encoded by the coding sequence ATGCCAAAAGCTAGTGATATAAAAAAGAATGCCGCGATAGAATATAACGGTAAAGTAATGATTGTTAGAGATATTGAGCGTTCAGTCCCTCAAGGTCGTGCGGGTGGTAGTTTATACAGAATGCGCATGTACGATGTAGTAACCGGCGGTAAAGTCGATGAAACATTTAAAGCCGACGATATGCTTAACTTTGCTGATTTAACTCGTCGCCCAGCGATGTTTTCTTATATTGATGGTGAAGAATATGTTTTTATGGATAACGAAGACTACACACCTTACAATTTGAATGAGTCGTCTGTTACTGAAGAAGTTTTATTCATTAATGAAGAAACTCAAGGCATACAAGTCATTATTGTTGATGGTGTGCCAGTAGCGATTGATTTACCGTCAAGTGTTGAATTAGTTATTACAGAAACTGATCCGTCAATTAAAGGTGGTTCTGCTACAGCTAGAACCAAACCTGCTATTTTATCCACCGGCTTAACGGTGCAAGTACCTGAGCATATATCAACGGGTGATAAAATTAAGATTAATACCGAAGAACGAAAGTTTATGGGTAGAGCAGACAAATAA